A single genomic interval of Acidobacteriota bacterium harbors:
- a CDS encoding sigma-54 dependent transcriptional regulator, translated as MKSRILVIDDEAAIRDSLRMILEYEGFEFVGGATGEEGIGVVQNEAVDLVFLDIKMPGMDGLEVLGRLKRVADSLPVVMISGHATVATAVEATKMGAFDFIEKPLTTERVLLTIRNALGFTQLRDENRSLQLKFEARSEMVGTSAALDGVLESVRRAAPTTATVLIRGESGSGKELVARMIHKSSLRSRERFIQVNCAAIPDDLIESELFGHEKGSFTGATEKQIGKFEQADRGTIFLDEVGDMSLKTQAKVLRVLQEGEVERLGSSRTMKVDVRVIAATNKDLEQEIEKGTFREDLFFRLSVIPITVPPLRERTDDIPLLIKHFADAFTRENNFRPKRFSPDAMLLLQRYRWKGNVRELKNTVERVLIMTPGDVIGEDDLPETVRSASRQPAPDAVPERAGTLREFKESAERTFLVEKLRENNWNISRTAEVIGTPRSNLYKKLELYNIKQEGD; from the coding sequence ATGAAATCACGCATTCTTGTCATCGACGACGAAGCGGCCATCCGCGATTCGCTGCGCATGATTCTCGAATACGAAGGGTTCGAGTTCGTGGGCGGAGCGACCGGGGAGGAGGGGATTGGCGTGGTCCAGAACGAGGCCGTCGATCTGGTCTTCCTCGACATCAAGATGCCCGGCATGGACGGCCTGGAGGTGCTGGGGCGCCTGAAGAGGGTGGCCGATTCGCTGCCGGTGGTCATGATCTCTGGCCACGCCACGGTGGCAACGGCGGTTGAGGCCACCAAGATGGGCGCGTTCGACTTCATCGAGAAGCCGCTCACCACCGAGCGCGTGCTGTTGACCATCCGGAACGCCCTGGGATTCACGCAACTTCGCGACGAGAACCGATCGCTGCAGCTCAAGTTCGAAGCGCGATCAGAGATGGTCGGGACGAGCGCCGCCCTCGACGGGGTGCTGGAGTCGGTCCGCCGGGCAGCGCCCACCACGGCGACCGTCCTCATCCGGGGTGAGAGCGGTTCGGGCAAGGAACTGGTCGCCCGCATGATTCACAAGAGCAGCCTGCGCAGTCGCGAGCGCTTCATCCAGGTGAACTGCGCCGCCATCCCGGACGATCTGATTGAGTCGGAGCTGTTCGGACATGAGAAGGGATCGTTTACCGGCGCGACCGAGAAACAGATCGGCAAGTTCGAGCAGGCGGATCGGGGCACGATCTTCCTCGACGAAGTGGGCGACATGAGCCTGAAGACCCAGGCAAAGGTACTGCGCGTCCTGCAGGAAGGCGAGGTCGAGCGGCTGGGCTCCTCGCGGACGATGAAGGTGGACGTGCGTGTGATCGCCGCGACCAACAAAGACCTCGAGCAGGAAATCGAGAAAGGGACGTTCCGCGAAGATTTGTTCTTCAGGCTGAGCGTCATTCCCATCACCGTGCCGCCGCTGCGTGAGCGGACCGACGACATCCCGCTCCTGATCAAACACTTCGCGGACGCGTTCACGAGAGAGAACAACTTCCGGCCGAAACGGTTTTCGCCGGATGCGATGTTGCTGCTGCAGCGCTACCGGTGGAAGGGCAACGTCAGGGAACTGAAGAACACCGTCGAGCGGGTCCTGATCATGACGCCCGGTGATGTGATCGGCGAAGACGACTTGCCAGAGACGGTCCGATCGGCGTCGCGCCAGCCAGCGCCGGACGCCGTGCCGGAACGCGCGGGCACGCTTCGCGAATTCAAGGAATCCGCGGAGCGGACATTCC